Below is a window of Impatiens glandulifera chromosome 2, dImpGla2.1, whole genome shotgun sequence DNA.
TATATAATATACTCTCAATTGTTAAAGAAACCAATCTACTTGGATGATACATGGAAACTGATTTCACATCATAGGAGGCAGGAGGACCCAAAATTCCAATGAAGTACGGTAGAGTTGACGTGATTGGAGCTGAGCAATGCCCAGAAGAAGGGAGGCTACCAGGTGAGGTCACTTGAGTCTTCAAGTTTATagaccatttttttttgtttctttagtATAATCGgtccaaattatttattttttcttgcaATATTTCCTCAAACAGATAGTTTTAGATACTAATTTTGTTTGCGGAAGATTTATGCTGTCTTCTTAGGATTAGTGAAAAATGCTTGACATGGTTAGGCCTCTCTTGCCTAAAACCCCCCACCCCACCCACATCtaacaaaagagaaaaagaaaagactAGTAAGCACCCAACTAAATTTGTGACATTTTATTCTAAGTTCTAATAGCTAGTTGGCAGGCAATGGACAATTTTATCTTCCACATACCTTGTGGCTTGTGTCCCAACTGTTTGTAGTCAAGTTTTTCTTACCTTGTAAATTTGAGcatttttatagttatttttaaatgttaaagttCGTAATTAAAAGAGTTGCCGTAAGTACAacttctaataaataaaagcaATGTCTATTCCAATTATGTGACCCTAACGTTGTTCATTGAACAATTTATCCGTTACCCATCCATAGTAGCTCCATTGGTAAGAGTCTTGAACTAAGAGACTGAGATTTTGGTTCGATTCCCACTAAAATGCACATTCATGGAGGTGGGGCGTTGTGGTAGCCTCTAGGGAAAAAAATACCATGGTctccaaaaattaaaattaaaaggaaTTAGTATCTGATTTTCTGATCTcttcattctttattttatctGTGTTATGTTCTGGTTTGATTTGATATTTACCTTTGGAGTTTCTATGTCATGATTAGATGCCGGTCCACCTTCTCCTGCATCTCATCTGCGTGATGTTTTCTACAGGATGGGATTGAGTGACAAGGTTAGAGTCTAAATGTGATAGATATATCTTTAGATGTCATCTGGGTTAGCATCTTTTCAAttaaattcttcttcttctttcaggATATAGTTGCACTATCTGGTGGACACACCCTAGGAAGAGCTAGACCAGAACGGAGTGGTTGGGGAAAGCCTGAGACAACATATACGGTAGTTTATCAATTTCATGCTATATCAATGAAGATGGTTTCTTTCCATTGACATCATTGATATTTAAATGGGAACTTCTTAGTTGCTCTCTCTAGCAAGTTGTACTTTTGACTATGCTAAAAGAAAGTCTGCATGCAGTTGATTTCTTGAATCTCGCCTACTCCTTTTGGACTTTGCCTGTATTATTGATCCTATTTCCCTAGAACTGTTCTTTTGTTGGTTTCAATGCAATAATACAGATATCATGTTTCTCATGCTTACAGAAATATGGACCAGGAGCTCCAGGAGGACAATCTTGGACAGTTCAGTGGTTGAAGTTTGATAACTCGTATTTCAAGGTCTGAAATCTCAATGCATTAGGCACCATTAAAAGCCATTGAACCTTCCTGTTGTTAACTTTTAAATTGACCGATGATTCAGGATGTGAAAGAACGAAAGAATGAAGATCTGCTGGTTTTACCTACTGATGCTGCTATTTTTGAAGATCCATCTTTTAAGGTGATGTAGATTGGTGTTATTTATTGTCAGATATTTAGAAAAAGAAAGTCAATTAATTGAAACAAATTGTAGGTATATGCCGAGAAATATGCTGAAGACCAAGAAGCTTTCTTCAAGGACTATGCTGAATCCCATGCCAAACTAAGCAATCTTGGTGCCAAGTTCGACCCACCTGAGGTTTGTACATGTTATATACATCTTGATGTGTTCttacatatttttaaccatAGTGGCCATTTCACATGTACAAACTTATCATCAACTAGTGGATAGCAAATGAAAAAtttgaggaagaagatgaaaaaagaGAATTGCAAAATGTATTTCTGAATGAATCAGATTGGTTACATGTCCTGCTTTATTTAGCAATTTCAAACTAAATCTAAGTAACTTCTGTGaagaaactaaaatttaactagTAGCTAACACTTAACTGCCACTCTTCTACAAATTCCCTTCAGCGCCATAGTATAACTGTAATAAACTGACGTGACCTATTAATATCCATGTCTTTTCCTTTTTACGGTTCCATGtatcaaaatatatgaaattctGTGTGAATGGATGGCTAGGGTTTTGAGTTGGACGATAGCCCTCCTGCCCAACCGGAGTCAGAAAAGTTTGATGCTGCCAAATACTCATCCGGAAAGGTTTGTTTTGACagaaaaatcattattatttaactaGATTTCCCTTTTAAAGTATGAATTGGTGTGAAGTGTTGGTTGTTGTTGGATTGCAATGCAGAGAGAGCTTTCAGAAAATATGAAGCAAAAGATTCGATCTGAGTATGAATCAATTGGGGGCAGTCCAGATAAGCCTCTAAAATCAAACTATTTTCtcaatatcattattattattgctgTTCTGGCAGTTTTGACATATCTTCTTGGTAACTAAGTTTTCTGTAATATTTAACAGAAAAGCTGCTTCCGCAACGATGTATTAAGCGTTGCATTACTATTTTATCTGGTAACCAAGGTATCCCAAAAATGTGTTTTGAGGGAAAATTGGCATCTAAATTGCTATTCATTATTATGTTGATATATATGAGATAAATTGTTTgatgtatttgtttttgaaaaaaaatatttttctttttagaaaAGCTTCTTTTgatgaaatatataattcaagTGTAGAATCTTCACCTTTGAGTTTGAGGAGTAATGTCTAAATGATTCCTACTAAAAATAACCTCTTTTAAATGAGGATTATTACGGGgttgtaaagaaaaaaaaaatccaatgaggattttttgatatatatttattgagttcAATGGTGAatttaaaactcaaattttaCTATTATGATTTGTGGTGATCAAGAATCTAATTTTGATCTGACATTGAATTGATTTTGTGTTAGTTATGTTCTTCATTGTCATTGTACATATTTGAATCTTGTGATATTTCATAGCATATTTTCAATTGAATAAgcaaccaaataaaataaaatctttcattttccatataattttttccCTCTTCTACATCTCACAAACCATAGGAATTAAGATATGATATGATCATATACATGTAATGAAGATCacattttcatatataattaaagtaggTTCAAGATATTAATAGTAACCGTGGTAATCTTCACCAAGAAATTGCTTCTATCATTCATCTCCTTAAGTTCAGTTGGAACACTCAAACATTTTGAACCCGACTTCCTCATCTGATCAACGAGGCCTTCAACCACCTTGTAGTCTCCGCGCTTGAATGCCAAAGGGCCTTTCTCAGCCAATGGGTAATAGCTATCATTATACAAATGATAACAAACAGAAATGTAGCTCCAATGAGGATAATCCTTCGCTTCGTTTACTGCTTTAAACGAATAATCAAGAATGCTTTTACTATTCTCCTCTGCTTTCTCGGTCGATATCCTCCCTAGGGCGGTGAGATCAGCTGTGGCACTATGTGGATCTGAACTCAGCACTTGCAAGCACAAATCTTGATACTCTGTTTTCTTGCATGTGCTAGTAaggagaggagaagaagatgatgcaTGATAATTGTATTGGATGGATATGGTTAGAGGTGTGATGGCTAGGAGAAAAAGGAAACCAATAGTTTGGTGGATTGCCATGATTTGGGTATGGTTTTGGAATGAGTTTGAGAAATGAAGGGTAGACCTTGGAATTATATATCAATAGCTAATAAATGCAAATTGGATTCTTAGTCAAggatttatttcattttgaaatgttatctttatctttatgaaaaatatatgatCCACATAATCCTCACTTCAATGTGCACGATTCTTAACACTTTAAGTTATCTATTATTGTTTGGAgattgtattaatattttgggttgtTTTGTCAAGAAACTTTCTTACACAAAGTtgtgattaataaatattaatttacttagataaatattaatgaattataattaaagaaatagaGCCAGAAGATAATAACATGTGAAAgtcgaattgttttttttaatcttattctaatttaaggaattgaaattgaatcaatatatattactaacaaaaattacaattaaattaattaatgttcctaaaaaaacaaaaatcactAGTTGAATCCTCATTTAAAACTtgataattaatcaaattcattaattcactctaaaattaattaattattttttatgaaattaaaaaaaaaaattgttttataagaaaacgtaaattatttgagatttttataaaatagtttttaaaataattttttatatttaaaatttaaatttgtagaaaataaaaatgaaataatttgattgttaaaataaataaaaaaatacataagttattttataaacctaaaaaaaattgaagatcaATCGAGTTCGAAGGGAAGAAGGCTTAAAATCGCCACGGCGGCAAACTTCGCGTCAATTACTCTACTGAGGTAGACATGAGTTTTGATTATCGTTTTTGATTAATATTGTCAGCTTGATGATACTATTGTTGATGTAAACGTTTTTGTTGTTTATATGTCATTGTTTGCGGAAATTTAGGAATTACATGATCAATGTAGTGATATGCCGTAGATAATTTGATTAACAACTTTAATTTGATCAGGGAAAAAACAAGACCAATTCCCCCCCAAAGAACATTCATCGACTCTAAAATGCTGTCCATTGATGGAGATCTGAGTCTGGCCATCTAAGCATTCTATAATAGGTTAGTTTTTCATGCTctatttgcagaaaaaacaaaacaagaaaGACCTGAGGGATGCCTTAGATCACTTGATTAACAGCTTTAATTTGATCTGACTGGTCTAACAGGGAAAGAGCAAAGATCAATGACCACAAAGAACATTCATTGACTCTAATATGCTGTCCATTGATGAAGATCCGAGTCTAACCATCCAAGCACTATATAATAGGTTAGTTTCTCATACACCTGATCTGAGGCACTATTTGTagcaaaaacaaaacataaaagaCCACCTGAGGATGTGTTACTCGATTTGTGTTTTCCATGGATGGTTTATCTACATTATTAGTAGCCAATTCTATACACTATTAGTAGCTGTATGGAATTAGAATGCTTTATTCATCCTGGTCGGTCTTGCCTTTAGTCCTAGATAGCTTGCTGGCTGGAAAGTGCATTCTGGCAATGAGCGGTCGCGGTGCACGTGTCTTCTTGTCAAACCCCCTCACACATACAAATCCTGCAAAGGCCATTCATTTATATTGTttacttttctttctttttgagACTTACCATGAAAAGAACTTTGAGAAATAAAACCAAGCATCTGGGAAGATGTATTCACCTCTCCAGAAACACTGCTGAATGCTTTCTGTAGTTAGACCTGTGACAAAGAAATAGAGGAAATCCACATGAGATTCATAGATCAAAGATGTCATCCACTTTAACTTGCAAGTATTACCTTTAAAAATTGTAGAAATCGTGGTTCCAAAGTAAACTGTACGTCTAGGTAAATTCCATATCAAATCCCTTGGAATAATAATTGGGCTGAGACTGGAATCATGGTCAGCGAAAACCTGCACCAAGGATTTTACAGTTATAATCGTGATGCCAAATATAGTTTGAAGTAACCAAAGTGAATTCCTGTTATGCACCTCATTAACTTGAAAATATGTTCCATTAAGTGGAAAACTCCCTTGCATGGCTGTTCGACATGGTATCTGTATAATAATGATGATTCTGAGGATCAGATATGCTGTAATAAACACATATTAGTAGTTCATGTTTACAATCTTACCAACAGGGTCCCTCTAACTGTCTGCGTGTTTGCTTCTCTAATACTATTGCATGTGAAACATGTCATCTCATTGCACAATGTGCCAACTTCTTGGGATTTACATCTCCGTTCAGATGGTTGAATCGAATTTGGAGTTTCTCCTGTTCCAAAGATACATAAGAAGGTGATTAggatatatacatacataaatacatacatatatatatatttatatatgtatataatgatattttatggAGTACCCATTTactcattattttatttgttccaaGTGATTCTTTAGCCTGTGGGATGTCTGCTATAGAGATTAATTGTATGGAGACTCAGTTTAATTTTCTATAGATGATGCATATTTGATAAAATCTTAAAACATCTGATGAAGATGACAAAgatagagaaaaagaaagatatttTCATATACGTATTTTAACAGTTAAACATAGTCATGCTCTGTAAAACAGTTTATTAAAAGTTGAGATGTTTCATTCTTTCAATGTCATCCCACTATTTTTCTTCATGCATTTCCAGATCTTTGATAGTAATATGTCCAAATATGTCTTGACTGTAGATATTTCATCTTATCATCTCCTAGAATGACCACATCATTAATATGAGTATCAATGTATAACCATATTGAATCTAACTTTTACTAAACCCTTTGTTCCATAGCCATATGAAACTTGTTTTAAACCCTTGTTCCATTGTCATACCATAGATAGAGACTTCTTTCAGCTTACAAATGTATTTATTCCATGTAGGGATCCAGCTTACATAAATTCCATTGTTTAGAAGCAGCTGACAAGGAAAAACGAATTCTAATAGCTTCAGCCATCTCAAGAAACTACggaaaatttgttttctttttataataacCTTTTGCTATCACACAAAACCTCTAATTTTTTCTACTCATCCATCGATTGACCATTAAATTTCTACTCATGTTCACTGTACATCTTTATTAGAGGAATTATGTTTGGAGTTGAACGGTACACAACAATACATCTTTATCAGAGAGTAATTAGGTTGTAGTTGAACCGTACATCTGTGCATCTTTGTGGTCAGAGTAATTAGGTTGTAGTTGAACCATACATCTGTCCATCTATGTCGGGGTTATAGTTGAACCATACATTTGTCCATCTATGTCGCCAGAGTAATTAGGTTGTAGTTGAACCGTACATCTGTTCATCTTTGTCGTCAGAGTAATTAGGTTGTAGTTGAACCGTACATTTGTTCATCTTTGTCGTTAGAGTAATTAGGCTGTAGTTGAACCATACATATGTGCATCTTTGTTTTCAGAGTAATTAGGTTGTAGTTGAACCGTACATCTGTGCATGTGCATCTTTGTCGTCAGAGTAATTAGGCTGGAGTTGAACCGTACATCTGTGCATCTTTGTCGTCAGGGTAATTAGTTTGGAGTTGAACCGTACATCTGTGCATCTTTGTCGTCAGAGTAATTAGTTTGGAGTTGAACCGTACATCTGTGTGCATCTTTGTCGTCAGAGTAATTAGTTTGGAGCTGAACCGTATATCTGTGCATCTTTAACGTCATAGTATTTAGTTTGGAGTTGAACCGTACATCTGTGCATCTCTGTTGTCAGAGTAATTAGTTTGGAGTTGAACCGTACATCTGTGCATCTCTGTCGTCTGTGCATCTCTGTCGTCAGAGTAATTAGTTTGGAGTTGAACTGTACATCTGTGCATCTCTGTCGTCAGAGTAATTAGTTTGGAGTTGAACCGTACATCTGTGCATATCTGTCGTCAGAATAAAGTTTGGAGTTGAACCGTACATCTGTGCATCTCTGTCGTCAGGGTAATTAGTTTGGAGTTGAACCGTACATCTGTGCATCTCTGTCGTCAGAGTAATTAGTTTGGAGTTGAACCGTACATCTGTGCATCTCTGTCGTCAGAGTAATTAGTTTGGAGTTGAACCGTACATCTGTGCATCTCTGTCGTCAGAGTAATTAGTTTGGAGTTGAACCGTACATCTGTGCATCTTTGGAGTTGAACCATCTGTGCATCTTTGGAGTTGAACCGTACATCTGTGCATCTCTGTCGTCAGAGTAATTAGTTTGGAGTTGAACCGTACATCTGTGCATCTTTGGAGTTGAACCGTACATCTGTGCATCTTTGGAGTTGAACCGTATGTGCATCTTTGGAGTTGAACTGTACATCTGTGCATCTTTGTCTTTGTCAGAGTAATTATGTCGTACATCAGTAATTATGTTTGGAGTTGAAGTAATTATGTCAACTCGTACATCGGTGCATCTTTTGCATCTTTATCAGAGTCAGAGTAATTATGTTGGAATTCAGTTGAGCTTTATATCTTTATCATGTTGGAGTTGAGCAGTATAACttctcatttattatattatggCTTGGAAGACTATTTTTTATAGAAAGACTATTTTTTATAGAAAGAGAATTGATATATGACCTATTCGAAACTGCCACAAGCATGCTAATTGTGCATAATTATTAGGGGTAAAGCTGCCTATCTATGGGTCTGATAAATGTTTAGAAGTGTAATTCATCCCACAACTTTAAGCCTCGAGGCTTCCTCCCTTGGTCCAATATTTCTTCTTACCTCTCTCTCTTTCTGTCCTTAGACATGTGGATGTGGCTGTATAAACAAAAGATTCAATGATTTCCTATACTATATTCAATATCCAAGAACACTATCTATGCGCATCACATCTCCCAGAACTCCTTCTCACTCATGCTTCGATGTGGATGACACGTCTTGAAAACTGCATGAGGAAGCCTAGTTTGATTTTGGCTCCAAGCGAAGCTGAACTGTGCGACTCCAGCTCAAATTAATGGCGTTGCAACCAATGTGTCATATGATTAAGGGGTAATAGAGCTGTTGTTCTCTAATTCTATTAATTTGGAATCATAAGTATGAGAGCTTGTGAATTCGATAAATCCACATCAACAAATTTTGGTCACCCCACACTACCAAATCCCATTGATCTGGGAGAAGAAAGGAATCACCAAGAATGCAAGATACAACCATGGTGGAAACAGATAAGATCGACACAGAGGAAGGTTGCAAACAGAAGAAGTAGAAATGCAAGAAGTGGCTTGTTGAATTATCATTCCCGAAGTCTCGTTGCCTTCCCGGTAACCATTTACTGTAAGTGCTAAAGAGTAATTTGTTTTCTCAATAaagacttattaatatttatgtgaaagttattttgtcatttcttttcttttccttgtACTAGTATTGCCTATAAATTAGAATGCATCACAAAATATATCAATCTTCTCCATCCATGGCCAATGTTGCCTCACAACGTACTCTTTGTCATTGTAGCCTCCAGATGCTCGTCTTGCTGGTTATTGCGCCgatgtttttcttttgtttccaAGTTTTGGATTTGCAAAAAGAAACCAAAAAACAGGTTTTTCCAGCTCTCCCACAACCCGGAACAAGAAATTGTGCCGTTTGTGACTGAAGTTTTAACAATTGAATTACATTCAATGTTATGCCTCTAGCAGATTTTTGCCCATGCAACATACTTTTCAGGGCTCAACTGTGCAGACCTTTTGTCATCGTCCCACATGATTGTCTCCAAAGACACTCTATTTTGTTGAATCAAAATCTTCAGGGTCTCTTCATTTAGGCTGAAATTTCACGCTTAGTTTGAAGGGGAGAGTTGAATGATCATACTAGGCATATTTGCATAGTCTATTTTGGAAGTTCTGGGACTTCGTGTTTGTCTCCAATGCCACTCTATTTTGTTGAATCAAGATTTTCCAGGTCTTCATTTAGGCTGAAATTTCCCAGTTAGATTGAAGGGGAGTGTTGAATACCACTTACTCCAAGTGGTTGGAGGTTGGTTGTCTCCTTAAGAAAGATCCGCTAATTTTCATCTAAAAAGTTGTTTTGTTGTTTATTTTCCTTGTCCTAGTATTTGATTAACATCACAAAATATatctttctctcttcatttttcTAAGATTTCAAAGTAGAATccactatttaaaaaaaaatatatttcatataagtATTCTAAAGGGGTTCAGGTGTGAGACAGTCTAGGGGTTGAATTTCCCGCCCTATTTTTATAGGGGGCTATATAATCATGCATGTAATTACAATAAATGATGCATGTAATTTCAATAAATGATATGTAAAAGTTATACAaagtacaaataaatatataaatgcaattaacaatataattaataaagattcATCACCATACTGATACTAAAAAGGTAATATCATTACTTTTACCTTTTACCAAAAGTCTATACTAATCCACATTACACAGTGAACATTTCATTAATGCGACTTTAGCTTCAgagttattaaaaaatggtttcTTAGGTTCTCATTAAACAAAATGAGCTTTCacaaaaaatagtaaaaagtcAGCTTCACTGCCTACATCACCACCTCCTCCAAAGGTGAGGCGGCCGAGGACCTCCTAGGTGGCTTCCATTTAGAAGTCTGGATTTAATATGAACAAATCTCTCCCTTCTTGTTTACAAAAGGACTAATTTTGGAGCAATGTAAAAGGAATCGAGAAGGAAAAAACGGAAACATGGATGTTAGGTTACATAGCAAGAGCTACACCCTTCATGCAGCCAATCCTTGCCACATATCGGGAATTTCAGCATCCGATTTAAACGGAAATGTTTTTGCAGGCTTGTTCGAATGGAAAATGATAGAAGGTGGAATTGTTTGCATATGTTCAATCA
It encodes the following:
- the LOC124926662 gene encoding probable L-ascorbate peroxidase 6, chloroplastic/mitochondrial isoform X1, with amino-acid sequence MTTIGGAAASAAAPRRIIPPATVKCKCLLLLSSSSHSFSLPSLSSPPASSLKHLRSTPFLPNLFHHQQKRSANFTTVASPRCFASDANQLKRAREDIKELLKAKLCHPLFVRLGWHDSGTYNKNIEEWPIRGGANGSLRFDVELKHGANAGLVNALNILQPVKDKYPGVTYADLFQLASATAIQEAGGPKIPMKYGRVDVIGAEQCPEEGRLPDAGPPSPASHLRDVFYRMGLSDKDIVALSGGHTLGRARPERSGWGKPETTYTKYGPGAPGGQSWTVQWLKFDNSYFKDVKERKNEDLLVLPTDAAIFEDPSFKVYAEKYAEDQEAFFKDYAESHAKLSNLGAKFDPPEGFELDDSPPAQPESEKFDAAKYSSGKRELSENMKQKIRSEYESIGGSPDKPLKSNYFLNIIIIIAVLAVLTYLLGN
- the LOC124926662 gene encoding probable L-ascorbate peroxidase 6, chloroplastic/mitochondrial isoform X2; amino-acid sequence: MTTIGGAAASAAAPRRIIPPATVKCKCLLLLSSSSHSFSLPSLSSPPASSLKHLRSTPFLPNLFHHQQRSANFTTVASPRCFASDANQLKRAREDIKELLKAKLCHPLFVRLGWHDSGTYNKNIEEWPIRGGANGSLRFDVELKHGANAGLVNALNILQPVKDKYPGVTYADLFQLASATAIQEAGGPKIPMKYGRVDVIGAEQCPEEGRLPDAGPPSPASHLRDVFYRMGLSDKDIVALSGGHTLGRARPERSGWGKPETTYTKYGPGAPGGQSWTVQWLKFDNSYFKDVKERKNEDLLVLPTDAAIFEDPSFKVYAEKYAEDQEAFFKDYAESHAKLSNLGAKFDPPEGFELDDSPPAQPESEKFDAAKYSSGKRELSENMKQKIRSEYESIGGSPDKPLKSNYFLNIIIIIAVLAVLTYLLGN
- the LOC124924974 gene encoding pectinesterase inhibitor-like, which translates into the protein MAIHQTIGFLFLLAITPLTISIQYNYHASSSSPLLTSTCKKTEYQDLCLQVLSSDPHSATADLTALGRISTEKAEENSKSILDYSFKAVNEAKDYPHWSYISVCYHLYNDSYYPLAEKGPLAFKRGDYKVVEGLVDQMRKSGSKCLSVPTELKEMNDRSNFLVKITTVTINILNLL